Genomic segment of Pseudothermotoga hypogea DSM 11164 = NBRC 106472:
GCAGGCCTCTCAGGTTCACCGTTGAAGTCACCGGGCAAATGCATGCCGACGTGTGGACCATGGTGAAGGAACACTGGAAGAGGATAGGGGTCTGGATCGAGGTCAACAACATCGAAAGGTCCCTGCTCGAGACCAGGATGGGTACGGGTGAGTACGATGCGGCCGTGTGGGCGTTCGACAGGGCAGCGCAGCCATTGGCTTCCCCGATGCTCACCTTCCCGGCTGTGACGCAGTATTCAGACTGGTGGTATGCGCCGTGGAGCACGTGGATACAAGCTTACCTGAAGGGTGAAACACCACCTGCTGATGCAGAAGTGCCACCACAGGAAGTCATCAGGCTCGTCGATCTGTGGCAGATGATACAGACAGCCACGAGCGATGAGGAAATCAAAGAGTACATGAGAGAGGTAACCAAGATCCACAGAGAGAACCTGTGGCTCATTGGAACGGTCGGAGAAGACCTATCGCCAGCGATCGTCAAGAACAACTTCAGAAACGTTCCAGAAAAGATCGTGACTGACGACGTTTTGAGAAGCCCGCTCAACGCAATGCCCATGCAGTTCTTCATCAAGCAGAAATGATCCAGGTGAACTTTCGCTTCAGGGGCCTACCATTATGGTAGGCCCTTTTCCAAAACTTTCGTGAGAGGTGGTCCTTTTGATTGATATGAAAAGAAACGGTTTCTGGTACGGTGGGGAATGCTATCCAGAACAGTGGGATGAGGATACCTTCAAAAGAGATCTGCGATGGATGAGAGAAGCGAACATGAACATCGCGACAATCGGCGTCTTCTGTTGGGCCATTGTCCAGAAGGACGAGTCCACTTATGATTTCTCCTTCTTGGACAGAGCGCTCGAGATCTTGGAGCATGAAGGATTCTATGTTTGCCTGGCCACGCCGACGGCTGCCCCGCCACTCTGGATGGTTCGAAAGTATCCTGAGATCTTGTCTGTGGATGTGAACGGGCACATGAGAAAACCCGGTGGCAGGGCGAATTTCTGTCCAAACAGCGAAAAATACAGAGAATTCTCTGTAAGAATTGCGGAGAAACTCGCAGAGAGGTATAGAGACTATCGACCATTGGTGCTCTGGCACGTGAATAACGAGTATTCGAACTATTGCTACTGCGAAACGTGCGAGCGAAAGTTCAGAGAATGGTTGAAAAATAAGTACGCTTCTCTGGATGAGCTGAACAAGAAATGGTATTCAGACTTCTGGAGCCAGAGAATCTACGACTGGGAAGAAATTAGCCTTCCAACTACACGGAACTTCCTCCTGTTCAGAAAAGACAGGCTCCAATCCATAAACCCGGCGATTTATCAAGACTACAGGAGATTTATGAACGAGAGCCTGCTGGAATGTTTCGAGCTGGAGTACCAGGCTCTGAAGAAGTACACACCGAATGTGCCGGTCACGACGAACCTCATGGCTACCTTCAAACCTCTTGACTACTTCCTGTGGGCCAAGAAGATGGACGTGATATCGTGGGACAGCTATCCGGACTACGGAGAGGATCACGTGAGAGTCTCATTGAGATGTGCGCTGATGAGAGGTGTCGCCCGTGGAAAACCTGTGGTTCTCATGGAACAATCCCCATCACAAGCGATATGGAAATGGTACAACCATCAGAAGTCTGCCTCAGCTTTGAAGTTACACACGTTCCAAACCATTGCACACGGTGCCGAGGCGGCACTCTACTTTCAGATCCGCCAGTCCAAGGGTGGTTGCGAAAGGTTCCACGGAGCGGTCATAACGCACGCAAACACGAACGGGACGCGCGTTTTCGAAGCTGTGAAGTGTATCGGCGAGGATCTGAAGAAACTCGAAGACAGGGTTCTGAACACGCGTGTCGATGCACAGGTTGCAGTCCTATTTGACTGGGAAAGCTGGTGGGCGCTGGAGGACAGCCCGGGACCGAACATCGACTTTAGCTACCTACAAGAGGTCGAGAAGTACTACAGGGCGTTGTTGAGAATGGGTGTAGGAGTCGACGTGATAGGTGTGGAAGAAGATTTCAGTAAGTACAAAGCCATCTTCGCTCCAACACTGTTCATGGTGAGCGACGAAATCGGCAGAGATATAAGGTCATACGTGGAATCCGGCGGCATCTTTGTAGCGACCACTATGAGTGGGGTTGTCGACGAGAACAACTTGGCCTGGCTCGGGGGTTATTTGGCATCCATGAACGATGTTTTCGGCGTGCGGGTTGAGGAATTCGATGCGTTTCCGTTGAGCGAAGAAAGAACGGTCTTGTTTTTGGGAAAGAAATATCTGGTGAAGCTCATTGAGGGGTTGGTGAGGGTCGAGAAAGCCTTCGTGATGGGAACCTACTCAGACGGACTGTACGCGAACGAACCCTGTATCACCTTCAACCAGTATGGCGAGGGATTCGCTTACTACGTTGCTGCCTGTGCCTCGCAAGAACTGTGCAACGATTTTGTTCGATACATCGTCGAGAGACATGGAATTGAAACTTCCTTCAGCGGTCCTGTGGACGGTGTCGAGGTAGTGAGGAGGCGCAGCAAAGATTCAAGAATGTATTTGTTTGTCATGAACTTTGACAGCAAGAGAAAGCAAGTTCTCCTGAAGGAGGGCAAGTGGCGAGACCTCATGAGTGGTCGAACTTTCTTTGACAGCTTGGTTTTGGAACCGCACGGTGTGTTGATCCTCGAAAAGGTAGATATTTGAGGTGAGAAGGATGAACAACGAGTACGAACTTTGCTGGCTCGAATATCGAAGATTACCAGACTGGGAAATTGCTTGCCACAGAGAATGGTTCAAATCGGCGGTGCCCTTTGCTCAACCATGGGAAGTCGAAACGGCACTCACAGAGCTGAAAACTTTTGCGAGAGACGCCTTAGGAACGAAAATGCTGGTTGAAAACACTATCCAAAATCAAAGAACAATAATACTCGGGAAGATTGACAAACTCAGTGAGCTGTTCGATGTGCCGAAACTCGAAAGAGAAGGTTCTTTCTTCCTTGCGCACAGGAAGCTTTCCGGTAAAGACACTCTCGTGATTGGTGCGATCGACACAGCTGGTTTGGTGTACGGCACGTTCGAGGTCATCAAACGTGCCAGGCTTGGCGAATCCTTTGAGAAAATGAATGTGGTTCAAACGCCTGCAATGCCGCTGAGAATGATCAATCACTGGGACAACTTGGATGGCTCCGTGGAGAGGGGTTACTCTGGAAGGTCCATCTTCTTTGAGAAAGATCGCGTTATCCTGAATCGTAGAACAAGAGATTACGCCAGATTGCTGGCCTCGGTGGGTATTAATGGCGTGGTCATAAACAACGTCAACGTGAGGGGCAAGGCAGTGCAATTGATCGATGATGAAAAGTATTTGAAAGCACTGTCGAAGCTCGCGGAAGTTTTCGGAAACTACGGTATAAAATTGTATCTCAGTGTGAACTTCGCTTCACCGATGTATCTTGGAAAGTTCGAGACAGCTGATCCGTTGGACGACAGGATAAAGAAGTGGTGGAAAGACCAGGCCAGAAAACTGTACAGTTTCATCCCAGATTTTGGGGGTTTCCTTGTGAAGGCCGATTCTGAATTCAATCCAGGCCCACACTACTTCGGTAGAACACATGCAGACGGAGCAAACATGCTGGCCGAAGCTTTGGAACCGTTCGGAGGTGTTGTGATCTGGCGTACTTTCGTCTACAACTGCTTACAGGACTGGAGAGATTACAACACCGACAGAGCGAAGGCAGCCTACGAAAACTTCAAGCCACTCGATGGGCAGTTCAGGGACAACGTAATCCTGCAGACCAAGTTCGGCCCAATGGATTTCCAGGTGAGAGAACCTGTTTCACCACTGTTTGGAGCTTTGGAACGGACGAATCAGATCCTCGAACTGCAGATCACCCAAGAATACACCGGTCAGCAGATACATTTGTGCTACCTTGGACCTTTCTGGAAAGAAATACTTGATTTTGACACATTCGCCAGAGGCCGAGGGTCCTTTGTGAAGAGGATCGTCGATGGCACAGTTTTCAACAGGAAGTACTGCGGTATGGCGGGAGTCTCCAACGTGGGAAGGGACCCAAATTGGACAGGACACGATTTGGCACAGGCGAATCTGTACACGTTTGCAAGACTCGCTTGGAATCCGGATGAGTTGGTGGAAAAGATCGTTGATGACTGGATCACCCTAACGTTTGGAAAAGATGAGGAAGTCAAAGCGACCATCAAGCACATGCTCATGAATTCTCACAGAGCTTATGAAAAGTATACCACGCCATTCGGGTTAGGCTGGATGGTGAATCCCAATCATCACTATGGACCGAATCCGGAGGGCTACGAGTATTCCAAGTGGGGGACTTACCACAGGGCGAACCACGAGGCTATCGCTGTGGACAGGTCATCGAAGGGAACTGGCTTCACATTGCAGTATCACTCACCCTGGAGAGAGATCTTCGACAGCATCGAGACGTGCCCGGAAGATCTCTTGTTGTTTTTCCACAGAGTTCGCTACGACCACAAGCTGAGATCCGGCAAGACTCTGCTTCAATCAATGTACGATTTACACTTCGAAGGCGTCGAACAAGTCGAAGAGTTCTTGAAGGCATGGCAACGGCTCGAGGGAAAGATCGATCCAGTCAAGTATAAGCGTGTGCTGGAAAGACTCACAGTGCAGTTGGAGCATGCTAAGGAGTGGAGGGATGTGGTCAACACGTACTTCTACAGAAAGACGGGGATAAGCGATGAACGTGGGAGAAAGATCTATCCCTGAGCGTTCAGAGCTGTTCATCTTCAACGAGGACTGAGTGTGAGCGTCTCGGCGAGCGAGCTCATTTCGTTTTTGTTGCTTCTTCTACCTCTTTTCTTTCACCACCGAACAGTCATCGCTCAAGAACGTGCCGAGCGTGAGACTAACCGAGTCCAATTTTTTCCTGGCCAGCGGGTGCGAATCGTGTTTTGTGTAGATACGCTCGCGTAGCCTCACTGGAACAATCTTGTCCGAGCTGTTGACATTTTTGCAATAACATGATATAACATGTCATGATGAGTACAAGCAGGCAAAAACCCATGTACAAGGTCGTCAAGGAGTATCTGCTGAACAAGATAAAAACTGGTGAGCTCCTGCCGGACGATCGAGTTCCGTCCGAAAAAGAGCTCATGGAGATGTTTCAAGTCAGCAGGATCACGGTGAGAAAGGCGATAGACGAGCTGGTGATCGAGGGTTATCTTTACAGACTGCAGGGTATAGGGAGCTTCGTGAGAAAGAAGGAAGAACACGAAAAAGCGTCGAACCTGATCGGTGTCTTTCTGAGCTCAGCATCGGATTTTCTCAGCGTTGGGATACTCAGAGGCATAGAACAGCACATCTCGAGTCTGGGTTTTCACGCCGTGGTTCAGTTTGCAGATGAGAACGGTTCTTCTGAAAGGGAAAAATTCCAGAGACTTTTGGAACTCAACGTATCTGGTTTCATAATCTTTCCGCACATCAGCACCTTAAAGAACGAGTCGGTCAAACGGCTCGTCGTTGAAAAACGTCCGATCGTCTTCGTCGACAGGACTGTGGAAGGAATGGATGGTTATTCCGTCGAATCGGACAACCGCAAGGGCGCCTACGATGTGACCAAGCACTTGATAGAAGTTCATGGATACAGACGTATCGCGTTCATCACGTGGGAAAAACCGAAAGTAAGCAGTGTGAAGGACAGATTCCATGGTGCGAGTTTAGCGTGCAGTGATATGAATGCCAACCTAACACTCATCGAAGTCGAAAGGGGTAGAGTCAAACAACTATGCCAAGAACTGAAAAACTTCGATGCAATTTTCGCATGCACGGATCTTCTTGCGGTTGAAATCATGTCGGGTCTACAGATGTGTGGTGTGCAGGTCCCAAGGGACGTGGCGGTGGTAGGATTCGACGATCTACCGTTCAGCGTTTTCGTTCAGCCGAGCCTGACGACCGTCAGGCAGTATCCCGAACGAATGGGAGAAAAGGCTGCAGCGATTCTACTCTCACTCTTGAGCTGGGGCGAAATTCCCATCAAAAAGCATTACGTTCCAACGAAGTTGATCGTGAGAAATTCGTGCGGGTGTGTGGAGCACCATCATTTCTGAGGGGGTGTTACTGTGAGAAAGTGGCTGGTGGCCGTGTTGGTGTCGATCATGGTAATCATCGCGGTTGGACAGAAAGTAACCATCATCGCCAACGCGATCAAGGGTGGTAAGAACACGCAAGTGGTCGACTGGTTCGAAAAGTACATTCCTGACATCGAGAAAGAGCTGGGTATCACAGTCGAGTTGATCCAGACGGGTATCAAGGACGAGGACTTCAAGGCAAGGATCGTTCTGGACATCAAAGGTGGAGGCGGAGCAGACATACTCTGGATCGATGGTTTCTGGGTCCCAGAGTTCGTCGAAGCCGGGTATCTGAGACCCATAGACGATATACTTGCAGAGATACCAGCTTGGAAGTACTACTATGAACCGATGAAAGCGATGGGCAGCTACAAGGGCAAAACGTATCTGATACCGGCCGGTACCGATGTGAGAATGATTTACTACAACAAAGAGCTGTTCAGGAAAGCCGGAATCCCAGTACCATGGCAGCCGAAGAGCTGGGAAGACATCATCAAAACGGCGAGGATCATCAAGGAGAAGCTACCGGGCGTGATACCCATTCAGCTCAACGCGGGCACTGAGATGGGTGAAGCGACCACGATGCAAGGTTTCTTCATGGTCTTGCTGGGTGCTGGTGGTAACCTGTACGATTGGGAAACTGGCAAGTGGATCGTTAAGAGCAGTGCCCTGAAGGACGCGTTGAACTTCTACAAGCAAATCTACGTGGACGAAAAACTCGGCGATGCGGCTTTGCAGGTGTCTCCAGGTGCGAGGGAAAAGACGTTCGAACTGTTCAGACAAGAGAAGATCGCGATGTACGTCGAAGGAACTTGGTTCTACACATCGGTGCTGAACCCGAACAACCCATCCTGGGGATTTCCCGACAGAGACGAGCGCATCGGTTGGGCTGCGATGCCCGGTCGTGGCAAACCACAAGATCCTGAGTTCGTTTCGATCTCCGGTGGTACCGGTTTCGCCGTAAACGTCAACTGCAAGAATCCGAAGCTCGTCGCAGAAGTCCTGAAGAGATTGCTATACGTTGAACCCCAGTTGTCCTACTTCCAGATGAAACCGTTCGTGTCGCCAAGATCGGATCTTGCCGACTCATGCTGGACCGTCAACAAAGACAAGTTCATCGCGGAGACGAGTCGCACTTTGGTTAAGTACACAACCTTTAGACCAGCCTTTCCAGTTTATCCTGAGATCTCGTTCCAGGCTCAGTTGCTCACAGAGAGGGTTGTAACCGGACAGATGAGTGTTGAAAAAGCCCTCGAAGAGTTCGCCAAAGAAGTGACGAAGATCGTGGGCAAAGAAAACGTCATAGAGAAACCGTGAAACATGGGCGGGCTCTGCCCGCCCTTTTGTGGTGGTGAAGAGATTGAAACGGTCTTTGATGGGTAGAAAGGTCATCATATTCTTGTTGATACCTGCGCTGAGTTTGATCTTTGTGTTTCTCATCTTGCCGGGTGTTTGGGTCTTGAAGATAGGCATGACGAACGAAACACTCACCGGAGCCAAAGCGAGAAATCCTGATTTTGTGGGGTTTGAAAACTATGCGAAGGTTTTGAGCGATAGATTCTTTTACAACGCACTGAGAATAACACTTCTGTTTGTCCTCGGGTCTGCGATCATCGGTCAAGCGGGGCTTGGACTTTCGCTCGCCTTGCTCACCTACAGAAAGCGGAGACTGAAGAGTTTCGTTCAAAGCGTGGTGATCCTGGCGTGGATCATACCAGAAGTCGTGGTTGCCTATCTGTGGATAGCGTTCCTCGATAAAGATTATGGAA
This window contains:
- a CDS encoding beta-galactosidase; amino-acid sequence: MKRNGFWYGGECYPEQWDEDTFKRDLRWMREANMNIATIGVFCWAIVQKDESTYDFSFLDRALEILEHEGFYVCLATPTAAPPLWMVRKYPEILSVDVNGHMRKPGGRANFCPNSEKYREFSVRIAEKLAERYRDYRPLVLWHVNNEYSNYCYCETCERKFREWLKNKYASLDELNKKWYSDFWSQRIYDWEEISLPTTRNFLLFRKDRLQSINPAIYQDYRRFMNESLLECFELEYQALKKYTPNVPVTTNLMATFKPLDYFLWAKKMDVISWDSYPDYGEDHVRVSLRCALMRGVARGKPVVLMEQSPSQAIWKWYNHQKSASALKLHTFQTIAHGAEAALYFQIRQSKGGCERFHGAVITHANTNGTRVFEAVKCIGEDLKKLEDRVLNTRVDAQVAVLFDWESWWALEDSPGPNIDFSYLQEVEKYYRALLRMGVGVDVIGVEEDFSKYKAIFAPTLFMVSDEIGRDIRSYVESGGIFVATTMSGVVDENNLAWLGGYLASMNDVFGVRVEEFDAFPLSEERTVLFLGKKYLVKLIEGLVRVEKAFVMGTYSDGLYANEPCITFNQYGEGFAYYVAACASQELCNDFVRYIVERHGIETSFSGPVDGVEVVRRRSKDSRMYLFVMNFDSKRKQVLLKEGKWRDLMSGRTFFDSLVLEPHGVLILEKVDI
- a CDS encoding alpha-glucuronidase family glycosyl hydrolase; the protein is MNNEYELCWLEYRRLPDWEIACHREWFKSAVPFAQPWEVETALTELKTFARDALGTKMLVENTIQNQRTIILGKIDKLSELFDVPKLEREGSFFLAHRKLSGKDTLVIGAIDTAGLVYGTFEVIKRARLGESFEKMNVVQTPAMPLRMINHWDNLDGSVERGYSGRSIFFEKDRVILNRRTRDYARLLASVGINGVVINNVNVRGKAVQLIDDEKYLKALSKLAEVFGNYGIKLYLSVNFASPMYLGKFETADPLDDRIKKWWKDQARKLYSFIPDFGGFLVKADSEFNPGPHYFGRTHADGANMLAEALEPFGGVVIWRTFVYNCLQDWRDYNTDRAKAAYENFKPLDGQFRDNVILQTKFGPMDFQVREPVSPLFGALERTNQILELQITQEYTGQQIHLCYLGPFWKEILDFDTFARGRGSFVKRIVDGTVFNRKYCGMAGVSNVGRDPNWTGHDLAQANLYTFARLAWNPDELVEKIVDDWITLTFGKDEEVKATIKHMLMNSHRAYEKYTTPFGLGWMVNPNHHYGPNPEGYEYSKWGTYHRANHEAIAVDRSSKGTGFTLQYHSPWREIFDSIETCPEDLLLFFHRVRYDHKLRSGKTLLQSMYDLHFEGVEQVEEFLKAWQRLEGKIDPVKYKRVLERLTVQLEHAKEWRDVVNTYFYRKTGISDERGRKIYP
- a CDS encoding GntR family transcriptional regulator yields the protein MYKVVKEYLLNKIKTGELLPDDRVPSEKELMEMFQVSRITVRKAIDELVIEGYLYRLQGIGSFVRKKEEHEKASNLIGVFLSSASDFLSVGILRGIEQHISSLGFHAVVQFADENGSSEREKFQRLLELNVSGFIIFPHISTLKNESVKRLVVEKRPIVFVDRTVEGMDGYSVESDNRKGAYDVTKHLIEVHGYRRIAFITWEKPKVSSVKDRFHGASLACSDMNANLTLIEVERGRVKQLCQELKNFDAIFACTDLLAVEIMSGLQMCGVQVPRDVAVVGFDDLPFSVFVQPSLTTVRQYPERMGEKAAAILLSLLSWGEIPIKKHYVPTKLIVRNSCGCVEHHHF
- a CDS encoding extracellular solute-binding protein, producing MRKWLVAVLVSIMVIIAVGQKVTIIANAIKGGKNTQVVDWFEKYIPDIEKELGITVELIQTGIKDEDFKARIVLDIKGGGGADILWIDGFWVPEFVEAGYLRPIDDILAEIPAWKYYYEPMKAMGSYKGKTYLIPAGTDVRMIYYNKELFRKAGIPVPWQPKSWEDIIKTARIIKEKLPGVIPIQLNAGTEMGEATTMQGFFMVLLGAGGNLYDWETGKWIVKSSALKDALNFYKQIYVDEKLGDAALQVSPGAREKTFELFRQEKIAMYVEGTWFYTSVLNPNNPSWGFPDRDERIGWAAMPGRGKPQDPEFVSISGGTGFAVNVNCKNPKLVAEVLKRLLYVEPQLSYFQMKPFVSPRSDLADSCWTVNKDKFIAETSRTLVKYTTFRPAFPVYPEISFQAQLLTERVVTGQMSVEKALEEFAKEVTKIVGKENVIEKP